In one Acipenser ruthenus chromosome 10, fAciRut3.2 maternal haplotype, whole genome shotgun sequence genomic region, the following are encoded:
- the LOC117408183 gene encoding EVI5-like protein isoform X2 translates to MLVATEKVTGKLSSTLSWVKNTVSHTVSQMASQVASPSASLHTTSPSSTTLSTPALSPSSPTQLNPDELELLAKLEEQNRLLETDTKSLRSVNGSRRNSGSSLVSSSSASSNLSHLEEDTWILWGRIVNEWEDVRKKKDKQLKELVRKGVPHHFRAIVWQLLCNAQNMPIKEQYSELLKMTSPCEKLIRRDIARTYPEHEFFKEKDSLGQEVLFNVMKAYSLVDREVGYCQGSAFIVGLLLMQMPEEEAFCVFVKLMQDYRLRELFKPTMAELGLCMYQFEWMIQEQLPELQVHFQSQSFHTSMYASSWFLTIFLTSFPLPVATRIFDIFMCEGLEIVFRVGLAILQMNQSELMQLDMEGMLQHFQKVIPHQLDSGPDKVIQTAYQVKYNAKKMKKLEKEYTTIKSKEMEEQVEIKRLRTENRLLKQRIDTLEKGQVTRAQEAEENYLIKRELGTIKQQSDEASAKLEHAQRTIRELQQQQQGHKCHPRYTEDFVLQLEQELVQARLKEAESQCALKEMQDKILDMEKRNNSLPDDNNVAMLQDELIGVKLREAEALMGLKELHQQVRDLEEHWQRHLARTTGRWKDSPRKNTVNELQDELMTVRLREAETLAELKETKQRMLELEMQNQINNNHMRRAEKEMRSLQEKMQYLTAQNKGLLTQHNEIKRKQAEIDCKNKEEVMAVRLREADSMAVVAELQQHIAELEIQKEEGKFQGQLDNSGYKQYIRELKDKIDEQKEEIQFLKKQRGLSDRPTSEGIHIVNHYIGDEEFHFSDEDPMSNSMSEDLICGVPRPFVHRHKTPKVLLHARIEDSDSDNDNPDEGGDGLLYQPAQTSSQNEISQKNMESYSTTV, encoded by the exons GCTTTTAGAAACTGACACCAAGTCCCTGCGATCCGTTAATGGATCGCGGAGAAACAGTGGCTCTTCCCTCGTGTCCAGCTCTTCAGCCTCCAGTAATCTCAGCCATCTGGAAGAGGACACCTGGATACTCTGGGGGAGGATCGTCAACGAGTGGGAAGATGTGCGCAAAAAGAAAGATAAGCAACTCAAG GAACTTGTTAGAAAAGGGGTTCCCCATCACTTCAGAGCGATAGTCTGGCAGCTCTTGTGCAATGCACAGAACATGCCTATCAAAGAGCAATATTCCGAACTGCTGAAGATGACCTCACCATGTGAAAAACTTATCCGAAGGGACATTGCACGAACATATCCAGAGCATGAATTCTTTAAAGAGAAAGACAGCCTTGGACAAGaggttttatttaatgtaatgaAG gcttaTTCTCTTGTTGACCGTGAGGTGGGCTACTGTCAAGGAAGTGCTTTTATTGTTGGACTGCTGCTTATGCAG ATGCCAGAAGAGGAAGCGTTCTGCGTGTTTGTTAAGTTAATGCAGGACTATCGACTACGAGAACTCTTCAAACCCACGATGGCTGAGCTGGGTCTCTGCATGTACCAGTTTGAGTGGATGATACAG GAGCAGCTGCCAGAGCTTCAGGTGCACTTCCAGTCCCAGAGTTTCCATACCTCCATGTACGCCTCCTCCTGGTTTTTAACCATTTTCCTCACCTCCTTTCCACTGCCAGTTGCTACAAGAATTTTTGACATATTTATGTGCGAG GGTTTAGAGATTGTGTTTCGAGTAGGATTAGCTATTCTTCAAATGAATCAATCAGAATTAATGCAACTTGACATGGAAGGAATGCTACAG CACTTTCAGAAGGTCATTCCACACCAGTTGGACAGTGGTCCAGATAAGGTGATCCAGACAGCATATCAAGTCAAATACAATGCAAAAAAGATGAAGAA GTTAGAAAAGGAATACACTACAATAAAAAGTAAGGAGATGGAAGAACAAGTAGAAATCAAG AGGTTACGCACAGAAAACCGACTTCTAAAGCAGCGGATCGATACGTTGGAGAAA GGACAAGTGACAAGGGCACAAGAGGCCGAGGAAAACTACCTCATAAAACGGGAGCTGGGCACCATCAAACAGCAGAGCGATGAGGCCAGTGCTAAGCTGGAGCACGCTCAGCGTACCATCAGGgagcttcagcagcagcagcaaggg CATAAATGCCATCCACGCTACACAGAAGACTTCGTGCTGCAGCTGGAGCAGGAGCTGGTCCAGGCCCGACTGAAGGAAGCTGAATCTCAGTGTGCGCTTAAGGAGATGCAAGACAAGATCCTTGACAtggaaaag AGGAACAATTCCCTGCCTGACGACAATAACGTTGCCATGCTCCAGGATGAGCTAATAGGTGTGAAGCTGAGGGAAGCAGAGGCACTGATGGGATTGAAAGAACTGCATCAGCAAGTGCGAGATTTGGAAGAACACTGGCAG CGGCATCTAGCCAGAACTACAGGAAGGTGGAAGGACTCCCCTAGAAAGAATACAGTCAATGAACTGCAGGATGAGCTGATGACGGTTCGGCTTCGGGAGGCTGAGACACTGGCTGAGCTGAAGGAGACCAAGCAAAGGATGCTGGAGCTGGAAATGCAG AATCAGATCAACAACAACCACATGCGGAGAGCTGAGAAGGAGATGAGAAGCTTGCAGGAGAAGATGCAGTACCTCACAGCTCAGAACAAGGGGCTGCTTACCCAGCACAATGAAATCAAGCGCAAGCAAGCTGAGATCGACTGCAAG AACAAAGAAGAAGTAATGGCTGTAAGGCTTAGAGAAGCAGACAGCATGGCAGTGGTGGCTGAACTGCAGCAGCACATTGCTGAGCTAGAGATTCAG AAAGAAGAAGGGAAATTTCAAGGGCAGCTTGATAACTCTGGTTATAAACAGTATATCAGGGAACTGAAGGATAAGATAGACGAGCAGAAGGAGGAG ATCCAATTCTTAAAAAAACAGAGGGGCTTGTCAGACCGACCCACTTCTGAAGGGATACACATAGTGAACCACTACATTGGAGACGAAGAGTTCCATTTCTCAGATGAAGACCCAATGTCCAATTCCATGAGTGAGGATCTGATCTGCGGCGTTCCTCGTCCGTTTGTACACCGCCATAAAACTCCAAAGGTGCTGCTGCATGCTAGAATAGAGGACAGTGACAGTGACAATGACAATCCGGATGAGGGTGGAGATGGGCTCCTGTACCAGCCTGCCCAGACCAGCAGCCAAAACGAAATCAGTCAAAAGAACATGGAATCCTATTCCACTACCGTTTGA
- the LOC117408183 gene encoding EVI5-like protein isoform X1 — MLVATEKVTGKLSSTLSWVKNTVSHTVSQMASQVASPSASLHTTSPSSTTLSTPALSPSSPTQLNPDELELLAKLEEQNRLLETDTKSLRSVNGSRRNSGSSLVSSSSASSNLSHLEEDTWILWGRIVNEWEDVRKKKDKQLKELVRKGVPHHFRAIVWQLLCNAQNMPIKEQYSELLKMTSPCEKLIRRDIARTYPEHEFFKEKDSLGQEVLFNVMKAYSLVDREVGYCQGSAFIVGLLLMQMPEEEAFCVFVKLMQDYRLRELFKPTMAELGLCMYQFEWMIQEQLPELQVHFQSQSFHTSMYASSWFLTIFLTSFPLPVATRIFDIFMCEGLEIVFRVGLAILQMNQSELMQLDMEGMLQHFQKVIPHQLDSGPDKVIQTAYQVKYNAKKMKKLEKEYTTIKSKEMEEQVEIKRLRTENRLLKQRIDTLEKESASLADRLIQGQVTRAQEAEENYLIKRELGTIKQQSDEASAKLEHAQRTIRELQQQQQGHKCHPRYTEDFVLQLEQELVQARLKEAESQCALKEMQDKILDMEKRNNSLPDDNNVAMLQDELIGVKLREAEALMGLKELHQQVRDLEEHWQRHLARTTGRWKDSPRKNTVNELQDELMTVRLREAETLAELKETKQRMLELEMQNQINNNHMRRAEKEMRSLQEKMQYLTAQNKGLLTQHNEIKRKQAEIDCKNKEEVMAVRLREADSMAVVAELQQHIAELEIQKEEGKFQGQLDNSGYKQYIRELKDKIDEQKEEIQFLKKQRGLSDRPTSEGIHIVNHYIGDEEFHFSDEDPMSNSMSEDLICGVPRPFVHRHKTPKVLLHARIEDSDSDNDNPDEGGDGLLYQPAQTSSQNEISQKNMESYSTTV; from the exons GCTTTTAGAAACTGACACCAAGTCCCTGCGATCCGTTAATGGATCGCGGAGAAACAGTGGCTCTTCCCTCGTGTCCAGCTCTTCAGCCTCCAGTAATCTCAGCCATCTGGAAGAGGACACCTGGATACTCTGGGGGAGGATCGTCAACGAGTGGGAAGATGTGCGCAAAAAGAAAGATAAGCAACTCAAG GAACTTGTTAGAAAAGGGGTTCCCCATCACTTCAGAGCGATAGTCTGGCAGCTCTTGTGCAATGCACAGAACATGCCTATCAAAGAGCAATATTCCGAACTGCTGAAGATGACCTCACCATGTGAAAAACTTATCCGAAGGGACATTGCACGAACATATCCAGAGCATGAATTCTTTAAAGAGAAAGACAGCCTTGGACAAGaggttttatttaatgtaatgaAG gcttaTTCTCTTGTTGACCGTGAGGTGGGCTACTGTCAAGGAAGTGCTTTTATTGTTGGACTGCTGCTTATGCAG ATGCCAGAAGAGGAAGCGTTCTGCGTGTTTGTTAAGTTAATGCAGGACTATCGACTACGAGAACTCTTCAAACCCACGATGGCTGAGCTGGGTCTCTGCATGTACCAGTTTGAGTGGATGATACAG GAGCAGCTGCCAGAGCTTCAGGTGCACTTCCAGTCCCAGAGTTTCCATACCTCCATGTACGCCTCCTCCTGGTTTTTAACCATTTTCCTCACCTCCTTTCCACTGCCAGTTGCTACAAGAATTTTTGACATATTTATGTGCGAG GGTTTAGAGATTGTGTTTCGAGTAGGATTAGCTATTCTTCAAATGAATCAATCAGAATTAATGCAACTTGACATGGAAGGAATGCTACAG CACTTTCAGAAGGTCATTCCACACCAGTTGGACAGTGGTCCAGATAAGGTGATCCAGACAGCATATCAAGTCAAATACAATGCAAAAAAGATGAAGAA GTTAGAAAAGGAATACACTACAATAAAAAGTAAGGAGATGGAAGAACAAGTAGAAATCAAG AGGTTACGCACAGAAAACCGACTTCTAAAGCAGCGGATCGATACGTTGGAGAAA GAAAGTGCTTCCTTGGCAGATAGATTGATCCAG GGACAAGTGACAAGGGCACAAGAGGCCGAGGAAAACTACCTCATAAAACGGGAGCTGGGCACCATCAAACAGCAGAGCGATGAGGCCAGTGCTAAGCTGGAGCACGCTCAGCGTACCATCAGGgagcttcagcagcagcagcaaggg CATAAATGCCATCCACGCTACACAGAAGACTTCGTGCTGCAGCTGGAGCAGGAGCTGGTCCAGGCCCGACTGAAGGAAGCTGAATCTCAGTGTGCGCTTAAGGAGATGCAAGACAAGATCCTTGACAtggaaaag AGGAACAATTCCCTGCCTGACGACAATAACGTTGCCATGCTCCAGGATGAGCTAATAGGTGTGAAGCTGAGGGAAGCAGAGGCACTGATGGGATTGAAAGAACTGCATCAGCAAGTGCGAGATTTGGAAGAACACTGGCAG CGGCATCTAGCCAGAACTACAGGAAGGTGGAAGGACTCCCCTAGAAAGAATACAGTCAATGAACTGCAGGATGAGCTGATGACGGTTCGGCTTCGGGAGGCTGAGACACTGGCTGAGCTGAAGGAGACCAAGCAAAGGATGCTGGAGCTGGAAATGCAG AATCAGATCAACAACAACCACATGCGGAGAGCTGAGAAGGAGATGAGAAGCTTGCAGGAGAAGATGCAGTACCTCACAGCTCAGAACAAGGGGCTGCTTACCCAGCACAATGAAATCAAGCGCAAGCAAGCTGAGATCGACTGCAAG AACAAAGAAGAAGTAATGGCTGTAAGGCTTAGAGAAGCAGACAGCATGGCAGTGGTGGCTGAACTGCAGCAGCACATTGCTGAGCTAGAGATTCAG AAAGAAGAAGGGAAATTTCAAGGGCAGCTTGATAACTCTGGTTATAAACAGTATATCAGGGAACTGAAGGATAAGATAGACGAGCAGAAGGAGGAG ATCCAATTCTTAAAAAAACAGAGGGGCTTGTCAGACCGACCCACTTCTGAAGGGATACACATAGTGAACCACTACATTGGAGACGAAGAGTTCCATTTCTCAGATGAAGACCCAATGTCCAATTCCATGAGTGAGGATCTGATCTGCGGCGTTCCTCGTCCGTTTGTACACCGCCATAAAACTCCAAAGGTGCTGCTGCATGCTAGAATAGAGGACAGTGACAGTGACAATGACAATCCGGATGAGGGTGGAGATGGGCTCCTGTACCAGCCTGCCCAGACCAGCAGCCAAAACGAAATCAGTCAAAAGAACATGGAATCCTATTCCACTACCGTTTGA